A window of Spiroplasma syrphidicola EA-1 contains these coding sequences:
- a CDS encoding EAL domain-containing protein, translating to MNNILNVIFVYLLFIAIFVFIYAFTWGLVRNYFVRFTIYYQAIIGGVYAILAIVAESLIPIFVKDINVNIIVIYLPLIVCWLIGVFISWISIIMYTTFIFIFTFVIAIFFQTSYFYTVSYPIDIITMVLLYVITFSVIIIVKIFKWTQWTNWSLLTLVAFVFNSIMILIQVKDKTWANYLLDELVVLIWIGMSYLAYLLGAGIELIYNHALKLQNIIEYDRSKYLREALAHEAIYDYIHRNKIRQGLYLTFAINNINALDRFLTSNLKNKIIDLISQQIFKAWEGQDVIFFKASLNHFGIFVPIPYYQKINIAKLLQDNQLKTRHEDDLLKKFEKIIQGVETTYKYQNYNIIVKLQGYASFYGLQSNNLDKLKDYNLFAAENRLNLEYNNQVIVIDPASIMALNRQKRSILTLNENVSLQKILSLFSSVVDVNNQFNVLGHYATNLINGNEVDSFLDQNIENVTDTIHEEVLLRYNAALNIKNFRKFKEYLNYQLFLTYSASFLASKSFNLKKFVAKLIELKINTANLILTFDLKEIGFDTHRFEKNLASLKELGIKIAVKNLGALETDISSLGYYQPDYAIIAPTLVTKMFLQQNLQTLIAELVELTEKLQITLIAPHVNSYLTYKRIKELGINYMFGTLFGVYEEPQGEILTEVKFALFKNEMKGLKNEIKK from the coding sequence ATGAATAATATTTTAAATGTAATATTTGTATATTTACTATTTATTGCCATTTTTGTATTCATTTATGCCTTTACTTGGGGTCTTGTTCGAAACTATTTTGTTCGTTTTACCATTTATTACCAAGCAATTATTGGTGGGGTTTATGCGATTTTAGCAATTGTCGCGGAAAGCCTAATCCCAATTTTTGTCAAAGATATTAATGTTAATATTATCGTAATTTACCTACCATTAATTGTTTGCTGGTTAATTGGAGTTTTTATTTCATGAATTTCAATTATTATGTATACAACATTTATTTTTATCTTCACGTTTGTTATTGCCATTTTTTTCCAGACGTCTTATTTTTATACTGTAAGTTATCCAATTGATATTATTACAATGGTGTTATTATATGTAATTACTTTTAGTGTTATTATTATTGTTAAAATATTTAAGTGAACACAATGAACAAATTGATCATTGTTAACGTTAGTTGCCTTTGTCTTTAATTCAATTATGATTTTAATTCAAGTCAAAGATAAAACATGGGCAAATTATTTACTAGATGAATTAGTTGTCTTAATTTGAATTGGAATGAGTTATTTAGCTTATTTATTGGGTGCTGGAATTGAACTAATTTACAATCATGCCTTAAAATTACAAAATATTATTGAGTATGATCGTAGTAAATATTTACGAGAGGCTTTAGCCCATGAAGCAATTTATGACTATATCCATCGTAATAAAATCCGCCAAGGGTTATATTTAACTTTTGCAATTAATAATATTAATGCCTTAGACCGTTTTTTAACTAGTAATTTAAAAAATAAAATTATTGATTTAATTTCCCAGCAAATCTTTAAAGCCTGAGAAGGGCAAGATGTCATTTTTTTTAAAGCAAGTTTAAACCATTTTGGAATCTTTGTGCCAATTCCGTATTATCAAAAAATAAATATTGCCAAATTATTACAAGATAACCAATTAAAAACTCGTCATGAAGATGATTTATTAAAGAAATTTGAAAAAATTATTCAGGGAGTCGAAACAACTTATAAATATCAGAATTATAATATTATTGTTAAATTACAAGGTTATGCTTCTTTTTATGGATTACAGTCAAATAACTTAGACAAACTAAAAGACTACAATTTGTTTGCCGCGGAGAATCGCTTAAATTTAGAATATAATAACCAAGTAATTGTCATTGACCCAGCTAGTATTATGGCATTAAATCGTCAAAAACGGAGTATTTTAACTTTAAATGAAAATGTCTCATTACAAAAAATTTTAAGTTTATTTTCTTCTGTTGTTGATGTTAATAATCAGTTTAATGTCCTTGGTCACTACGCAACAAATTTAATTAACGGTAATGAAGTTGATTCCTTTTTAGATCAGAACATTGAAAATGTTACTGATACAATTCATGAAGAAGTTTTATTGCGTTATAATGCGGCGTTGAACATTAAAAATTTCCGAAAATTCAAAGAATACTTAAATTATCAGCTGTTCTTAACCTATTCGGCAAGTTTCTTAGCAAGTAAGAGTTTTAATTTAAAAAAATTTGTGGCAAAATTAATTGAGTTAAAAATTAATACAGCTAATTTAATTTTAACGTTTGATTTAAAAGAAATTGGTTTTGATACCCACCGCTTTGAAAAGAATTTAGCTAGTTTAAAAGAATTAGGGATTAAAATTGCGGTTAAAAATTTAGGAGCATTGGAAACAGATATTAGTAGTTTAGGGTACTATCAACCAGATTATGCTATTATTGCACCAACTTTAGTTACAAAAATGTTCTTACAACAAAATCTGCAAACTTTAATTGCGGAATTAGTGGAATTAACGGAAAAATTACAAATAACTTTAATTGCTCCCCATGTTAATAGTTATTTAACTTATAAGCGAATAAAAGAGTTAGGAATTAATTATATGTTTGGAACATTATTTGGCGTTTATGAAGAACCACAAGGGGAAATTTTAACAGAAGTTAAATTTGCCTTATTCAAAAATGAAATGAAAGGATTAAAAAATGAGATTAAGAAATAA
- a CDS encoding MOLPALP family lipoprotein, translated as MKKLLSLLGATALTFSGVGSVTACTKTSEAVQAALGNSKINLALASNSFARAMIVGNEKGYDANYIINNFAKGDIVNAPVDESEGVNKYSYLGDISSLYFNNNLYSKDFTTDLQLEGKKPEFASDNILGQLGSIMPILIKLIEEKGLFGALQIFLNMPLLWEFISPGMLKMLGDIIDEDTLLSFKDTFDDSIYEGLNYQEVLNSGVISLSNALDAFLNQKDDRTTIGYRSLSNEQLAENYQQSLEVIGVNIGKLLAGSAKLNFDLIENLPFVAELLRFVRVLFVYVEQFDQYRQYKPTNVKDKNHIFSASEDNFTVINKIRQQNYNTETNINFKKLIVNLQYYFTTSEDDPKGIHLMKLMQILFLPEEFTFKPEQNNGLMNIVYKVMGILTKAVPTKIEKKDFDIASILMLLLVGIITNGDISSIVRIMGSMLGSGHEKEKARINEIAKTMTKAFESLYNGQLIPDFLEIFGILGTAFGFKIPEINLPFANLQELLTTPLKNILGQNAITSLFGDNSVDTLLNKIALTAGIDNKYAVIDNKNDFPTKYLANIFAGLAKWTVWTDAEGKQHSGILLQKAVSDPTKFLEVLGYKKDDKGNDMFDEDSPAWYLNAIIGKNDFILNILAELLKDAQESINKQNEVAQKLFNDIKNSWLSALKTEITVIKQDFTYNGNEIVQLTETIKYNNIEYNVVVKKVNGYFVFNTISKL; from the coding sequence ATGAAAAAATTATTAAGTTTATTAGGAGCAACAGCATTAACTTTTTCTGGGGTTGGTTCAGTGACAGCGTGTACTAAAACTTCCGAAGCAGTGCAAGCAGCACTCGGAAATTCTAAAATTAACTTAGCGCTGGCTTCAAATTCTTTTGCTCGGGCAATGATTGTTGGTAATGAAAAAGGATATGATGCCAATTACATTATTAACAATTTTGCAAAAGGAGATATTGTTAATGCTCCTGTTGATGAAAGCGAAGGGGTTAATAAATACTCATATTTAGGTGATATCAGTAGTTTATACTTTAATAATAATTTGTATAGTAAAGATTTTACAACGGATTTACAGTTAGAGGGTAAAAAGCCTGAATTTGCAAGTGATAATATTTTAGGGCAGCTAGGAAGTATTATGCCAATATTAATTAAACTAATTGAAGAAAAAGGCTTATTTGGAGCCTTACAAATCTTTTTAAATATGCCGTTACTATGAGAATTTATATCGCCAGGGATGTTAAAAATGTTAGGGGATATTATTGATGAAGATACTTTATTATCTTTCAAAGATACCTTTGATGATTCAATTTATGAAGGTCTAAATTATCAAGAAGTATTAAATTCTGGAGTTATTAGTTTAAGTAATGCGTTGGATGCCTTTTTAAATCAAAAAGATGATCGTACAACAATCGGATATCGTTCATTATCAAACGAACAATTAGCCGAAAATTATCAGCAATCATTAGAAGTAATTGGGGTTAATATTGGAAAATTATTAGCAGGATCTGCAAAACTTAATTTTGATTTAATCGAAAATCTTCCCTTTGTTGCTGAATTATTGCGCTTTGTACGGGTTTTATTTGTCTATGTTGAACAATTTGACCAATATCGTCAATATAAGCCAACAAATGTTAAAGATAAGAATCATATTTTTAGTGCTAGTGAAGATAATTTTACCGTTATTAATAAAATTCGTCAGCAAAATTATAATACCGAAACAAATATTAATTTTAAAAAATTAATTGTAAACTTACAGTATTATTTCACAACTAGTGAAGATGATCCAAAAGGAATTCATTTAATGAAATTAATGCAAATTCTATTTTTACCAGAAGAATTTACTTTTAAACCTGAACAGAATAATGGCTTAATGAATATAGTTTATAAAGTAATGGGGATACTAACAAAAGCAGTTCCTACAAAAATAGAGAAAAAGGATTTTGATATTGCTTCTATTTTAATGCTTTTATTAGTAGGTATTATTACTAATGGTGACATATCCTCTATAGTGCGGATTATGGGATCAATGTTAGGTAGTGGCCATGAAAAAGAAAAAGCAAGAATCAATGAAATTGCAAAAACAATGACAAAAGCTTTTGAGAGTCTTTATAATGGTCAGTTAATCCCAGATTTTTTAGAAATTTTTGGTATTTTGGGAACAGCCTTTGGGTTTAAGATACCAGAAATTAATTTACCTTTTGCTAATTTACAAGAATTATTAACAACACCATTAAAAAATATTTTAGGTCAAAACGCAATTACAAGTCTTTTTGGTGATAATTCGGTTGATACGTTGTTAAATAAAATCGCATTAACTGCAGGAATTGACAATAAATATGCTGTAATTGATAACAAAAATGATTTTCCAACCAAATATTTAGCAAACATTTTTGCAGGACTGGCAAAATGAACTGTTTGAACTGATGCTGAGGGAAAACAACATTCCGGAATATTATTACAAAAAGCAGTTAGTGATCCAACAAAGTTTTTAGAAGTCCTTGGTTACAAGAAAGATGATAAGGGCAATGATATGTTTGATGAAGATTCACCAGCCTGATATCTTAACGCTATTATTGGCAAAAATGATTTTATTTTAAATATTTTAGCGGAATTATTAAAAGACGCACAAGAAAGTATTAATAAACAAAATGAAGTTGCGCAAAAACTATTTAATGACATTAAAAATAGTTGATTATCAGCTTTAAAAACCGAAATTACGGTTATCAAACAAGATTTTACCTATAACGGTAACGAAATTGTTCAATTAACAGAAACGATTAAATACAATAATATTGAATATAATGTTGTTGTTAAAAAAGTTAACGGATATTTTGTTTTTAACACCATTTCAAAATTATAA
- a CDS encoding SGNH/GDSL hydrolase family protein encodes MRKLLSFLGAMVITTSTTTSIISCSIPQGEGIDLNKDLDLIGKNLDKSKAIDDRVAGNFFSNYYILGDSLSDSHGIENVVHEKTNLTVKMTGNYKNGSFTNGETAGVLLGDKLGFGTEIRDSDVQYFNNYTNPRRNYAVGGATSAKMAGAMGMIVNSVSIEEQAKYLVQQHQLFSDELIFIEIGGNDMMAMLNDNLSNVQQTKILDQMLVNLRNTFFTLTNNGARHILFMNTPDVEYIPLYNATYKPELPAAEREKEKQLVHEKANLLGEKINYETKKIIDTVNQYYPNSIKMYDLFSNTKSLLDTFGEGQGYNTTNPVTRLDESALIDKIFAGGNLDSPFAEGMTTADFDNHFFFDDVHPTANVHKYVSEELAKIVKEWE; translated from the coding sequence ATGAGAAAATTATTAAGTTTTTTAGGGGCGATGGTTATAACAACATCAACCACAACTAGTATTATTAGTTGTAGTATTCCCCAAGGAGAAGGAATTGATTTAAATAAGGATTTAGACTTGATTGGGAAAAATCTTGATAAATCAAAAGCAATTGATGATCGTGTTGCTGGTAATTTCTTCTCAAATTATTATATTTTAGGTGATAGTTTAAGTGATTCTCATGGAATTGAAAATGTCGTTCATGAAAAAACAAATTTAACGGTTAAAATGACTGGGAATTATAAAAATGGTAGTTTTACTAATGGTGAAACAGCTGGGGTATTACTAGGTGATAAACTTGGCTTTGGAACAGAAATTCGTGATAGTGATGTTCAATATTTTAATAATTATACTAACCCCCGCCGTAACTATGCCGTTGGTGGAGCCACATCTGCCAAAATGGCTGGTGCAATGGGGATGATTGTTAATAGTGTTTCAATTGAAGAACAGGCAAAATATCTTGTTCAACAGCATCAATTATTTTCTGATGAACTAATTTTTATTGAAATTGGTGGGAATGATATGATGGCAATGCTAAATGATAATCTTTCAAATGTTCAACAAACTAAAATATTAGATCAAATGCTAGTTAATTTAAGAAATACATTCTTTACTTTAACTAATAATGGGGCCCGTCATATTTTATTTATGAATACCCCCGATGTTGAGTATATTCCCCTTTATAATGCAACTTATAAACCAGAACTTCCAGCTGCTGAGCGGGAAAAAGAAAAGCAATTAGTCCATGAAAAAGCTAACCTATTAGGGGAAAAAATTAATTATGAAACTAAAAAAATTATTGATACTGTTAACCAATACTATCCAAATAGTATTAAAATGTATGATTTATTCAGTAATACAAAAAGCTTACTAGATACTTTTGGAGAAGGTCAAGGTTATAACACCACAAACCCGGTAACAAGATTAGATGAAAGTGCTTTGATTGATAAAATTTTTGCAGGAGGAAACCTTGATTCACCCTTTGCAGAAGGAATGACAACTGCTGATTTTGATAATCATTTCTTTTTTGATGATGTTCACCCGACAGCAAATGTTCATAAGTATGTGAGCGAAGAATTAGCAAAAATTGTAAAGGAGTGGGAATAA
- a CDS encoding ABC transporter permease — MIIFIILAVLLSVLSSASWIVNERLVSGYHFMGAGTFDYDYLTNFNSKKNKTVDTPTITPWYAFGADYHLITEKNNQFSADQDKPAQTLPFLEIGRNGALKALDKDVDIKITFNASRTEVQNIIFTNKESKAITFLNDGLYRFNFQSAVFKKSLIGQFYDQEGNINSNEQRQQIQEFMANFVCSDIAKNTMYLLIDYLNDLIQKDPSLKEEGNEGELKDKLIAFVNPNPANPTTQWQQHVDLSQPEEQLQNIPDVKNVKNEVFAKGLDGSLSLLVKNTQASSILIKQLELFYSSRQVEKLNPVGYNLNIKNAVFSINDFYNENNNNNDFNELSQGTKYGPFQFMSAYYKLVSAKSNFKLQFRQQFEYSNLSNSSNYKVINWEHLLAYDQLKLIEKYQNFDPNNGIHAVYAVISPQFAKANNLKLGDSFTIGENNQLFVGAIGGDTLNIYPTIYDTDIFPDPKQDAIVYVAPSVWIRNTIAAPTDIEENSTMFFKYNGSNQNSDFQKLTSLMASDYHSLHQPNNKDLQLSSKQDTSLVYSRYSLMGRAILIYQIFALSLFIVFLIILVFTLSILIKKIIKQETITNGILKANGYSSTKITSSYLAYALITTIIGVPLGWALGLVIQIPLISIFTNYFIIPNYFMVSGYPLLFALIIIGLVSIAAIWFTAWRQLNKNPLDLINPNKNIVTPKWTEKVFNRVSFKKFTTKFRFNMMVTSSKKIGWFFLTFFIASLSLTFAVLIPTSINKFSEEYYRNLDYKNDYNYDYVVGNIPFSRYQTYNWDGPKSSSSPTYPITNNSLFAQYLNAGDDKGWLKLSDITSEADIQKYSQNISDMIAFNFMAGKGASLSIGAFVDIASKFPGTKTEINRLMCQIFPKIFGKQEVIPDPGQSLSDQWAYCLNYSISDIIPNNIRMMWLKDPLTIEQFNFTFGTSTYNQNNEDLYTAFNLRSIIGANSEYNIKTYGINENNKTIILPGRGTLADSKTIDPTKQSVPIVINQKAALITNLKVGSSFTGTTNKKLLEFGNEVESATNSQNNLTYQKPVSSSLWSYGNDNWDPQENIDPFTIDLTKLTIGEQKSKYGFTDENGNRQEYYNLKNFMLKIPKDTFKPGEFLTPSQSQTTGHQLPGLLKESNVVNTTKDPNYYLVRPFDTGIDEVITGMGALSSGFPTTWYSEAMRQGLLKITDNQVKTTYHIVGIQNSYDAPRAYINQNVANNILGYPVTEANLYGHNNSANPLQWFNGKFSKYDDQVDLTNRFNLSSHDGSYSVNNFINGQITNAITGTDFIGIKSDVIKKLSIVSNNLSIIYVLLTIITAIIIIYIMTDFFVNSYLKFIAVMKALGYSNWEVNSLTLGIFTPFVILAWAVGVTVMWLIAKLGVFTFSMITQNVIPFSFPWLVLPITGGVILLIYAVTYWISIQKIKNMSIQEQVNASEI, encoded by the coding sequence GTGATAATATTTATTATTTTGGCTGTTCTTTTGTCAGTCTTATCTTCAGCATCTTGGATAGTTAACGAACGCTTAGTAAGTGGCTATCATTTTATGGGTGCTGGGACTTTTGACTATGATTATTTAACTAATTTTAATAGTAAAAAGAATAAAACAGTTGATACCCCAACAATTACACCATGGTATGCTTTCGGAGCGGACTATCATTTAATTACTGAAAAAAATAATCAGTTTAGTGCGGACCAAGATAAACCAGCGCAAACTTTACCATTTTTGGAAATTGGGCGGAATGGGGCATTAAAAGCCTTAGATAAAGATGTGGATATCAAAATCACTTTTAATGCGAGTCGTACAGAAGTTCAAAATATTATTTTTACTAATAAAGAATCAAAAGCAATAACTTTTTTAAATGATGGTTTATATCGATTTAATTTTCAATCAGCAGTTTTTAAAAAATCATTAATTGGTCAATTCTATGACCAAGAAGGTAACATAAACTCTAATGAACAAAGGCAACAGATTCAAGAATTTATGGCAAATTTCGTTTGTAGTGATATTGCAAAAAATACAATGTATTTATTAATTGATTATTTAAATGATTTAATTCAAAAAGACCCAAGTTTAAAAGAAGAGGGTAATGAAGGAGAATTAAAAGACAAATTAATTGCTTTTGTTAACCCAAATCCAGCTAACCCAACAACGCAGTGGCAACAGCATGTTGATCTTAGCCAGCCAGAAGAACAATTACAAAATATTCCTGATGTTAAAAATGTTAAAAATGAAGTTTTTGCAAAAGGTTTAGATGGTAGTTTGAGTCTTTTAGTTAAAAATACCCAGGCAAGTTCTATTTTAATTAAACAGTTAGAATTATTCTATAGTTCAAGACAAGTTGAAAAACTTAATCCTGTTGGTTACAATTTAAATATCAAAAATGCAGTTTTTAGTATTAATGATTTCTATAATGAAAATAATAATAACAATGACTTTAATGAGTTATCACAAGGAACTAAATATGGACCGTTTCAGTTCATGTCAGCTTATTACAAGTTAGTCAGTGCGAAAAGCAACTTTAAACTACAATTCCGTCAACAATTTGAGTATTCAAATTTATCGAATAGTAGTAATTACAAAGTGATTAATTGAGAGCATTTACTTGCCTATGATCAGTTAAAACTTATTGAAAAATATCAGAACTTTGACCCCAATAACGGAATTCATGCTGTCTATGCGGTTATTTCACCGCAATTTGCAAAAGCAAATAATTTGAAGTTAGGTGATTCATTTACAATTGGGGAAAATAATCAATTATTTGTCGGAGCAATTGGTGGAGATACTTTGAATATTTATCCGACAATTTATGATACTGATATCTTCCCAGACCCTAAACAGGATGCAATTGTTTATGTTGCACCATCAGTTTGAATTCGCAATACAATTGCGGCTCCAACTGATATTGAAGAAAATAGTACAATGTTTTTTAAATATAATGGCTCAAATCAAAACAGTGATTTTCAGAAATTAACCAGCTTGATGGCTTCTGATTATCATAGTTTACATCAGCCAAATAATAAAGATTTACAGTTATCATCAAAACAAGATACTTCATTAGTTTATAGTCGTTATTCCTTAATGGGGCGAGCAATTCTAATTTATCAAATTTTTGCTTTATCTTTATTCATAGTATTTTTAATTATTTTAGTTTTTACCTTATCAATTTTAATAAAAAAAATTATTAAACAAGAAACAATTACCAATGGAATTTTAAAGGCCAACGGTTATAGTAGTACAAAAATTACTAGTAGTTATTTAGCATATGCTTTAATTACAACGATAATTGGAGTTCCGTTAGGTTGAGCGCTTGGTTTAGTTATTCAAATACCATTAATTTCAATTTTTACCAATTACTTTATTATTCCAAATTATTTTATGGTATCAGGATACCCACTCTTATTTGCGCTTATAATAATTGGTTTAGTTAGCATTGCGGCAATTTGATTTACTGCATGACGCCAACTAAATAAAAATCCGTTAGATCTGATTAATCCAAATAAAAATATTGTGACCCCAAAATGAACCGAAAAAGTTTTCAATCGTGTTAGTTTTAAAAAATTCACAACAAAATTCCGTTTCAATATGATGGTTACCTCTAGCAAAAAAATTGGTTGATTCTTTTTAACTTTCTTTATTGCTAGTTTAAGTTTAACTTTTGCGGTATTGATCCCAACCTCAATTAATAAGTTTAGTGAAGAATACTATCGTAATTTAGATTATAAAAATGATTATAATTATGACTATGTTGTTGGAAATATCCCCTTTTCACGTTATCAAACTTATAATTGAGATGGACCAAAAAGTAGCTCATCCCCAACATATCCAATAACAAATAATTCGCTTTTTGCACAATATTTAAATGCCGGAGATGATAAAGGGTGACTTAAGTTATCAGATATTACCAGTGAAGCAGATATTCAAAAGTATTCACAAAATATTAGTGATATGATTGCTTTTAACTTTATGGCGGGGAAAGGAGCAAGTTTATCAATTGGAGCTTTTGTTGACATTGCAAGTAAATTCCCAGGAACAAAAACTGAAATTAATAGATTAATGTGTCAGATTTTCCCAAAAATATTTGGTAAACAAGAAGTTATCCCTGATCCAGGGCAGTCATTATCTGATCAATGAGCGTATTGTTTAAATTATTCGATTAGTGATATTATTCCAAATAATATTCGGATGATGTGATTAAAAGATCCGCTAACAATTGAACAATTTAATTTTACTTTTGGTACATCAACTTATAATCAAAACAATGAAGACCTTTATACTGCTTTTAACTTAAGAAGTATTATTGGGGCGAATAGTGAATATAACATTAAAACATATGGGATTAATGAAAACAATAAAACAATTATTTTACCAGGAAGAGGAACATTGGCAGATAGTAAAACAATTGATCCAACTAAACAGTCAGTTCCGATTGTTATTAATCAAAAGGCCGCTTTAATAACTAATTTAAAAGTAGGCTCAAGTTTTACTGGAACAACAAATAAAAAATTATTAGAATTTGGTAATGAAGTTGAAAGTGCAACTAATAGCCAAAATAATCTAACTTATCAAAAACCTGTTTCCTCATCGCTATGAAGTTATGGTAATGATAATTGAGATCCTCAGGAAAATATAGATCCTTTTACAATCGATTTAACAAAATTAACGATTGGGGAACAAAAAAGTAAGTATGGATTTACTGATGAAAATGGTAATCGTCAAGAATATTACAATTTAAAAAATTTCATGTTAAAAATTCCTAAAGATACTTTTAAACCAGGAGAATTTTTAACTCCATCCCAAAGTCAGACAACTGGACACCAATTACCAGGATTATTAAAAGAATCAAACGTTGTCAATACTACAAAAGACCCTAACTATTATTTAGTTCGTCCTTTTGATACGGGTATTGATGAGGTAATTACAGGAATGGGGGCTCTAAGTAGTGGCTTCCCAACTACTTGATATAGTGAAGCAATGCGCCAAGGATTATTAAAAATTACCGATAATCAAGTTAAAACAACTTATCATATTGTTGGAATTCAAAATTCTTATGATGCGCCAAGGGCTTATATTAATCAAAATGTCGCAAATAATATTTTAGGATATCCCGTGACAGAAGCTAATTTATACGGCCATAATAATTCTGCTAATCCATTGCAATGATTTAATGGAAAATTTAGTAAGTACGACGATCAAGTTGATTTAACTAATCGTTTTAACTTATCGTCACATGATGGATCATATTCAGTTAATAACTTTATTAATGGCCAAATCACTAATGCGATTACGGGAACTGATTTTATTGGTATTAAAAGTGATGTTATTAAAAAATTATCAATTGTATCAAATAATTTATCCATTATTTATGTCTTATTAACTATTATTACAGCGATTATTATTATCTATATTATGACAGACTTCTTTGTTAATAGTTATTTAAAATTTATTGCTGTAATGAAAGCCTTAGGTTATTCAAACTGAGAAGTAAATAGTCTAACGTTAGGAATTTTCACACCATTTGTAATTCTTGCTTGAGCAGTTGGAGTAACAGTAATGTGATTAATTGCTAAATTAGGAGTATTCACCTTTTCAATGATAACCCAAAATGTTATTCCGTTTAGTTTCCCATGATTGGTTTTACCAATTACGGGAGGAGTTATTTTACTAATTTATGCAGTAACTTATTGAATTTCAATTCAAAAAATTAAGAATATGAGTATTCAAGAACAAGTTAATGCTAGTGAAATTTAA